The following proteins are co-located in the Oryzias melastigma strain HK-1 linkage group LG8, ASM292280v2, whole genome shotgun sequence genome:
- the pam16 gene encoding mitochondrial import inner membrane translocase subunit tim16: protein MAKYLAQIIVMGAQVVGRAFARALQQEYAASQAAARARGRSGQQSAAASSITGMTLQEAQQILNISTLTPEELQKNYEHLFKVNDKSVGGSFYLQSKVVRAKERLEEELNIQSKDQNQQSQNTET from the exons ATG GCTAAGTATCTTGCACAGATCATTGTTATGGGGGCACAGGTGGTAGGACGGGCCTTTGCACGTGCCTTACAGCAAGAATATGCAG CAAGTCAAGCCGCGGCTCGGGCCAGGGGTCGGTCCGGTCAGCAGTCGGCTGCAGCCTCCAGCATCACTGGAATGACCCTACAGGAGGCACAACAAATCCTCAACATCTCCACACTCACCCCTGAGGAACTTCAGAag AACTATGAACACCTTTTTAAAGTCAACGATAAGTCAGTAGGCGGATCATTTTACCTCCAATCAAAA GTGGTGCGAGCAAAAGAACGTTTGGAGGAGGAACTAAATATTCAGTCAAAAGACCAAAATCAGCAATCGCAGAATACGGAAACATGA